A DNA window from Mobula birostris isolate sMobBir1 chromosome 3, sMobBir1.hap1, whole genome shotgun sequence contains the following coding sequences:
- the shisa3 gene encoding protein shisa-3 homolog, which yields MVTGVLPCLLLGFLTCSVAVCSGQGEFCHGWIDGTGKWHDGFQCPEDYDREDAAICCGSCSLRYCCAAAAARLAQGRCTNDRERHGANPAAQPIYVPFLIVGSIFIAFIIVGSLVAVYCCTCLRPKQPNPQPMRFSMRNHQTETIPMIPTFTTLRTPSRQSSTATSSSSTGGSIHRFSISRSEPGHGCLVPSPPPAYSSPGCLQAGQGLHLNQGQGFLVPQQYFAYGLQPDSFTMSKNFNDFSQNRLKSQSTTSQNTEQVIYNAGL from the exons ATGGTGACGGGGGTGTTGCCATGCCTGCTGCTCGGATTCCTCACCTGCAGCGTGGCCGTCTGCAGCGGTCAGGGCGAGTTCTGCCACGGCTGGATAGACGGCACCGGGAAGTGGCACGACGGCTTTCAGTGCCCGGAGGATTACGACCGCGAAGATGCGGCCATCTGCTGCGGTTCCTGCTCCCTGCGTTATTGCTGCGCAGCGGCGGCGGCTAGGCTGGCCCAGGGGCGCTGCACCAACGACAGGGAGCGGCACGGAGCCAACCCGGCGGCAC AGCCCATCTACGTGCCCTTTCTCATTGTTGGCTCAATATTTATCGCTTTTATCATCGTGGGTTCCCTCGTGGCAGTTTactgttgtacctgcctcagACCCAAACAACCAAACCCGCAGCCTATGCGGTTCTCAATGCGGAATCACCAGACAGAGACTATTCCCATGATCCCAACCTTCACCACCCTGCGGACACCCTCCAGACAGTCCAGTACTGCCACTAGCTCCAGCTCGACCGGAGGCTCCATCCACCGATTCTCCATCAGCCGATCCGAGCCAGGACACGGCTGTCTGGTTCCATCTCCTCCGCCAGCTTACAGCTCCCCCGGCTGCCTACAAGCCGGACAGGGCCTGCACCTCAACCAGGGCCAGGGATTCCTCGTTCCCCAGCAGTACTTCGCCTACGGCCTGCAGCCAGATTCATTCACAATGAGCAAAAATTTCAATGACTTCAGCCAGAATCGCTTGAAGTCCCAGAGCACAACTtcgcagaacactgaacaagtgATATACAACGCAGGTTTATAA